Proteins co-encoded in one Armatimonadota bacterium genomic window:
- a CDS encoding WecB/TagA/CpsF family glycosyltransferase, which translates to MSETLTALPALRPAVLLGLPVHPVTLEEAVERLLRAVAARSAPVHVVSLNGALVMQALRDPDLAAVIRAAGLVIPDGIGTVLAGRILDVPVRRRVAGVDVAEALCREAARHGYRVYLLGAAPGVAEAAASRLRERYPG; encoded by the coding sequence GTGAGCGAGACCCTCACCGCGCTCCCTGCGCTGCGCCCGGCGGTCCTGCTCGGGCTGCCGGTCCACCCGGTCACCCTGGAGGAGGCCGTGGAGCGGCTGCTCCGGGCGGTGGCCGCCCGCTCGGCGCCGGTGCACGTCGTCTCCCTCAACGGGGCGCTCGTGATGCAGGCGCTGCGCGACCCCGACCTGGCCGCGGTCATCCGCGCCGCCGGGCTGGTCATCCCCGACGGCATCGGCACGGTGCTGGCCGGGCGCATCCTCGACGTCCCCGTGCGCCGGCGGGTGGCCGGGGTGGACGTGGCGGAGGCGCTCTGCCGCGAGGCCGCCCGCCACGGCTACCGGGTCTACCTGCTGGGCGCCGCCCCCGGCGTGGCCGAGGCGGCCGCCTCCCGCCTGCGCGAGCGCTACCCCGG